In Francisella hispaniensis FSC454, a genomic segment contains:
- the cyoB gene encoding cytochrome o ubiquinol oxidase subunit I, with the protein MLEALIGKLSNPHLVFPYLYEPVSQQLIILTMFIGIVVAGVALIGGITYFKKWGYLWNEWFTTIDHKKIGTMYTIVALVMLFRGFVDAAMMRTQQALASGDSTGYLIPEHFDQIFTAHGVIMIFFVAMPLIFALMNWVIPLQIGARDVAFPYMNSLSFWLFVVGAMLINISLLVGDFAHAGWLAYPPFSETTYSPTVGTDYYIWGLQISGIGSLMTGINFFVTIIKMRCKGMTLMKMPIFTWASLCSVILVVAAFPVLTVTLGLLTLDRYFGTHFFTVSGGGDQMMYVNLIWIWGHPEVYILVLPLFGVFSEVAATFSKKPLFGYTTMVWASIVITILSFTVWLHHFFTMGASANVNAFFGIMTMIIAIPTGVKIFNWLFTMYKGRITFATPMMWLIGFMIVFSVGGMTGVLLSVPGVDFQMHNSVFLIAHFHNVIIGGVVFGAFSGLSFWFPKIFGFKLNERLGKYSFWCWFIGFFVAFMPLYILGTMGMTRRLYHYDAATGYQPLLIVAWIGAIIIGLGILLQVLQIIVSIKQRDQNRVGADAWGYGRTLEWGIPSPVPFYNFSHDPVVEERDAYWDHKQKGLNVDNTPVGSAKKYEDIHMPKNTAVGVIIGAFSFVFGFAAVWHIWWLAIVGVVGIIGTVLYRSFDYDIDYYVKADEVKEVEGRYNQQGELQV; encoded by the coding sequence ATGCTAGAAGCATTAATTGGAAAACTAAGTAATCCACATTTAGTGTTTCCATACCTATATGAACCAGTAAGCCAACAGTTAATTATATTAACAATGTTTATTGGTATCGTAGTTGCAGGTGTGGCACTAATAGGTGGTATTACATATTTTAAAAAATGGGGTTACTTATGGAATGAGTGGTTCACTACTATTGACCATAAGAAAATAGGTACTATGTATACTATCGTAGCGTTAGTGATGCTGTTCCGTGGTTTTGTCGATGCTGCAATGATGAGAACACAGCAGGCGTTAGCATCTGGTGATAGTACAGGATATCTAATCCCTGAGCATTTTGATCAAATCTTTACTGCTCACGGGGTTATTATGATCTTCTTTGTGGCAATGCCACTTATATTTGCACTAATGAATTGGGTAATTCCTCTACAGATTGGTGCTAGAGACGTTGCATTTCCATATATGAACTCTTTGAGTTTTTGGTTGTTTGTAGTAGGTGCGATGTTGATAAACATTTCACTATTAGTTGGAGATTTCGCACACGCTGGTTGGTTAGCCTATCCGCCATTTTCGGAAACAACTTATAGCCCTACAGTAGGAACAGATTATTATATTTGGGGTCTACAAATATCTGGTATTGGTTCACTAATGACAGGGATTAACTTCTTTGTAACTATTATCAAAATGCGTTGCAAAGGTATGACTTTAATGAAGATGCCTATCTTCACATGGGCTTCATTATGTTCAGTTATCCTTGTAGTTGCTGCTTTCCCAGTTCTAACTGTGACTTTAGGCTTATTGACTTTAGATAGATACTTTGGAACTCACTTCTTCACTGTTTCAGGTGGTGGAGACCAAATGATGTATGTCAACCTAATCTGGATTTGGGGACATCCTGAAGTTTATATTCTTGTATTACCTTTATTCGGTGTATTCTCAGAAGTTGCTGCGACATTCTCTAAGAAGCCACTTTTTGGATATACAACAATGGTTTGGGCAAGTATAGTTATTACTATCTTGTCATTTACTGTATGGTTACACCATTTCTTCACAATGGGTGCAAGTGCGAATGTTAATGCCTTCTTTGGAATTATGACAATGATAATTGCAATTCCTACAGGTGTTAAGATCTTTAACTGGCTATTTACAATGTATAAAGGTCGTATTACATTTGCAACTCCAATGATGTGGTTGATTGGTTTCATGATAGTTTTCTCTGTTGGTGGAATGACAGGGGTATTATTATCTGTACCAGGTGTTGACTTCCAAATGCACAATAGTGTGTTCCTAATCGCACATTTCCATAATGTTATTATCGGTGGTGTTGTATTTGGTGCCTTTTCTGGTCTTAGCTTTTGGTTTCCAAAAATATTTGGTTTCAAGCTAAATGAGCGTTTAGGTAAGTATTCATTCTGGTGTTGGTTTATTGGCTTCTTTGTAGCATTTATGCCATTGTATATATTAGGTACTATGGGTATGACAAGAAGACTGTATCATTATGATGCTGCTACAGGATATCAACCATTGCTTATAGTTGCTTGGATTGGTGCAATCATTATTGGTTTGGGTATATTGCTACAAGTTTTACAGATTATAGTAAGTATTAAGCAAAGAGACCAAAATCGTGTTGGTGCTGATGCTTGGGGTTATGGTCGCACATTAGAGTGGGGTATACCTTCTCCAGTGCCTTTCTATAATTTCTCGCATGATCCAGTGGTTGAAGAGCGTGATGCATATTGGGATCATAAGCAAAAAGGTCTAAATGTAGATAATACTCCTGTAGGTAGTGCTAAGAAATATGAAGATATTCATATGCCAAAAAATACAGCTGTGGGTGTTATAATTGGAGCATTTAGCTTTGTGTTTGGTTTTGCTGCAGTATGGCATATTTGGTGGCTTGCTATCGTAGGTGTTGTAGGTATCATTGGTACTGTATTGTACAGATCATTTGATTATGATATCGACTACTATGTCAAGGCTGATGAAGTTAAAGAAGTTGAAGGTAGATATAATCAACAAGGAGAGTTACAAGTATGA
- the cyoA gene encoding ubiquinol oxidase subunit II translates to MNCKKYLLILSSVVGVLSLSGCKGGIWNPMGVITAQEKQLLIFAIVLMLFVVVPVIILTLWFAWKYRDGANAEYRPTWSHSNKLEIICWGVPFIIILILAIVTWKTTHSLSPYKPLESDKKPVEIDVVALNWKWMFIYPEYDIATVNYIEIPKDRPINFKITSAAPMNSFFIPELAGQIYAMTGMTTQLHLIATQEGKYRGFSANYTGIGFAEMQFYAKVTSQADFDKWVKEVKNGKHQSLTWDYFWSDLVKDSIDNPVAYYSHVDKNLFNDIIMYYMMPNYKPGEMAGNMSGMHMHHNM, encoded by the coding sequence ATGAACTGTAAAAAATACTTGCTAATCTTGTCTAGTGTTGTCGGAGTTCTGTCTTTATCTGGTTGTAAGGGTGGTATCTGGAATCCGATGGGTGTTATTACAGCACAAGAAAAACAATTGCTTATCTTTGCAATAGTCCTTATGCTTTTTGTAGTAGTACCAGTTATAATCTTGACTCTTTGGTTTGCTTGGAAGTATCGTGATGGTGCTAATGCTGAGTATCGCCCAACTTGGAGTCACAGTAACAAGCTAGAGATAATCTGTTGGGGTGTGCCATTTATAATAATTTTGATATTAGCAATTGTTACATGGAAAACTACACACTCATTAAGTCCATATAAACCATTAGAATCTGACAAAAAGCCTGTTGAGATAGATGTGGTAGCATTAAACTGGAAGTGGATGTTTATTTATCCTGAGTACGATATCGCTACGGTTAACTATATTGAGATTCCTAAGGATCGTCCAATTAACTTTAAGATAACTTCAGCAGCGCCGATGAACTCATTTTTTATACCAGAGTTAGCTGGTCAGATTTATGCTATGACTGGTATGACTACGCAACTGCATTTGATAGCGACTCAAGAAGGCAAGTACAGAGGATTTTCAGCAAATTATACTGGTATAGGCTTCGCTGAGATGCAGTTTTATGCAAAAGTTACCAGCCAAGCTGATTTTGATAAATGGGTTAAAGAAGTTAAGAATGGTAAACATCAATCTTTGACATGGGATTACTTCTGGAGCGATCTTGTCAAAGATTCTATAGATAATCCGGTAGCTTACTATTCTCATGTGGATAAGAACCTATTTAACGATATTATTATGTATTACATGATGCCAAACTATAAACCAGGAGAAATGGCTGGTAATATGTCTGGTATGCATATGCATCATAATATGTAG
- a CDS encoding MFS transporter → MYNNETKITINISLIYSFRMIGLFIIFPIFSLYINHIEYATPFLIGLALGVYGLSQAMLQIVLSILSDKFGRKPIIFVGLIFFIIGSIVAACSSTIYGIIIGRAIQGAGAIGSTLTALVADSTKEENRLKAMSLIGMSIGFSFLVAMMFSSILNSLIGLSGIFWLTAVFGGLSIFMLTKIPTPKVPSFHHEAKPVLKLIKDVISHKELLKLNYGIFTLHATLTALFIVIPPILTNVLNIDADCQWLVYLPVLIISFSMMFPFVMIAEVQRKMKKYFIVAVALLGICLALLVISYKHTFLLALILTFFFAAFTFLESCLPSWVSKIAPIGSKGTAMGVFSSCQFFGIFIGGMIGGIIYHHFGIAGVLILCTALSVSWFIISLIMAEPTYLNSKVYRLDKLTPNLKAKLDQLLQKQKGVYESIICLEENAIYIKVDKKEFDEKDLLGKINFITTNQA, encoded by the coding sequence ATGTATAACAACGAAACCAAAATAACTATCAACATATCACTGATATATAGCTTTAGAATGATTGGGTTATTTATAATTTTCCCTATCTTCAGTCTATACATCAATCATATAGAATATGCCACACCATTTTTGATAGGTCTAGCTCTTGGAGTGTATGGCTTAAGTCAAGCAATGCTTCAAATTGTACTAAGTATTCTATCAGATAAATTTGGACGCAAACCAATAATATTTGTAGGATTAATATTTTTCATCATCGGTAGTATAGTTGCTGCCTGTTCAAGCACTATATATGGCATAATCATCGGTCGAGCAATCCAAGGAGCTGGTGCAATAGGTAGTACCCTAACCGCACTTGTCGCTGATTCAACCAAAGAAGAGAATCGCCTCAAAGCGATGTCTTTAATTGGTATGTCGATTGGTTTTTCATTCTTAGTAGCAATGATGTTTAGCTCTATACTAAATAGTCTTATAGGCTTATCAGGAATTTTTTGGCTCACTGCAGTATTTGGTGGACTAAGCATTTTTATGCTCACAAAGATACCTACACCTAAAGTACCTAGTTTTCATCATGAAGCAAAGCCGGTTCTTAAACTAATCAAAGATGTAATTTCTCACAAAGAGCTACTTAAACTTAATTATGGCATATTCACTCTTCATGCTACGCTAACAGCATTGTTTATAGTAATTCCACCAATTTTAACAAATGTTCTTAACATAGATGCTGACTGTCAATGGTTAGTATACTTACCAGTTTTGATTATCTCATTTAGCATGATGTTTCCTTTTGTGATGATTGCCGAAGTACAACGCAAAATGAAAAAGTATTTTATTGTTGCAGTAGCGCTATTAGGTATATGTCTAGCACTTTTAGTAATAAGTTACAAACATACGTTCTTACTAGCTCTTATCCTAACATTTTTCTTTGCTGCGTTTACATTTCTAGAGTCTTGTTTACCTTCATGGGTATCAAAAATAGCTCCCATTGGTAGTAAAGGGACCGCTATGGGAGTATTTTCTAGTTGTCAATTTTTTGGCATTTTTATCGGTGGTATGATTGGCGGTATTATTTACCATCATTTTGGTATTGCTGGTGTGCTTATATTATGTACAGCCTTATCAGTATCTTGGTTTATAATTAGTCTGATAATGGCTGAGCCTACTTATTTAAATTCAAAAGTTTATAGACTAGATAAACTAACACCAAACCTAAAAGCAAAATTAGATCAGCTGCTCCAAAAACAAAAAGGTGTATATGAATCAATAATTTGTTTAGAGGAAAATGCTATCTATATCAAGGTTGATAAAAAAGAATTTGATGAAAAAGATCTTCTTGGAAAAATTAATTTCATCACTACAAATCAAGCGTAG